The genome window AGCTGGTGGACCGAGAGGGTGGCGTTGTAGGGCTCCACCACCGTGTCAGACACCCTGGGCGAGGGCAGGATGCTGAATGTGTTTATGATCCTGTCTGGGTACTCCTCCCGGATCTTACTGAGCAGAAGGGTACCCATCCCGGACCCCGTCCCCCCACCCAGGGAGTGGGTCAGCTGGAAACCCTGCAGGCAGTCACAGCTCTCAGCCTCCTTTCTGACAACGTCCATCACTGACTCCATCAGCTCCGCGCCTTCTGTGTAGTGCCCCCTGGCCCAGTTGTTTCCGGCCCCACTCTGACCTGTAAGACAGTACAGCCAGTCACTCGATGGCCAGGTATACGGTCATCAGTGGTCACCATAATGCTAAAAAGGCCAAGTATCATGTGAGGTGAGCGCACCGTTCTCCC of Papio anubis isolate 15944 unplaced genomic scaffold, Panubis1.0 scaffold6253, whole genome shotgun sequence contains these proteins:
- the LOC116273383 gene encoding tubulin beta-8 chain-like — encoded protein: MREMVLTQAGQCGNQIGAKFWEVISDEHAIDSAGTYHGDSRLQLERIDVYYNEACGGRYVPRAVLVDLEPGTLDSVRSGPFGQIFRPDNFIFGQSGAGNNWARGHYTEGAELMESVMDVVRKEAESCDCLQGFQLTHSLGGGTGSGMGTLLLSKIREEYPDRIINTFSILPSPRVSDTVVEPYNATLSVH